A stretch of Saccharothrix texasensis DNA encodes these proteins:
- a CDS encoding alpha/beta fold hydrolase, producing MADSPAGVAPRTSTLVVDDGTAIAYHRWEPDPGVDPHPVPVVLQHGFAADTSVEWAGRGTVAALTAAGRAVVGVDARGHGLSGKSPDPARYGEPRMARDLHAVVATLGVPAVDLVGYSMGAIISLLTAAGEAAVRTLVVGGVGAGVVEVGGVDTRVLPNDVLADALLADDPGPVPPEAAGMRAFAEAVGADLPSLAAQARAAHQGGIDLGAITARTLVIAGDDDPLARRPHVLADAITGARLHVVAGDHGGAVGSPAFRSAVLDFLTG from the coding sequence ATGGCCGACTCACCCGCCGGTGTCGCACCGCGGACCTCCACGCTCGTGGTCGACGACGGCACCGCGATCGCCTACCACCGCTGGGAACCGGACCCCGGCGTCGACCCCCACCCCGTGCCGGTGGTGCTGCAGCACGGCTTCGCCGCCGACACCTCGGTCGAGTGGGCCGGTCGCGGCACGGTGGCGGCCCTCACCGCGGCCGGGCGCGCGGTCGTGGGCGTCGACGCCCGCGGTCACGGCCTCTCGGGGAAGTCACCCGACCCCGCCCGCTACGGCGAGCCGCGCATGGCCCGCGACCTGCATGCGGTCGTCGCCACCCTGGGCGTCCCCGCCGTGGACCTCGTCGGCTATTCGATGGGCGCGATCATCTCCCTGCTCACCGCCGCCGGGGAAGCCGCCGTGCGCACCCTGGTCGTGGGCGGTGTCGGCGCCGGGGTCGTCGAGGTGGGCGGCGTCGACACGCGCGTGCTGCCCAACGACGTCCTGGCCGACGCGCTCCTCGCCGACGACCCGGGTCCCGTGCCACCCGAGGCCGCCGGCATGCGCGCGTTCGCCGAAGCGGTGGGAGCCGACCTGCCCTCCCTCGCCGCGCAGGCGCGCGCCGCGCACCAGGGCGGCATCGACCTCGGCGCGATCACCGCCCGGACCCTGGTGATCGCCGGTGACGACGACCCGCTCGCCCGACGACCCCACGTGCTCGCCGACGCCATCACCGGCGCCCGGCTGCACGTGGTGGCCGGCGATCACGGCGGCGCGGTCGGCAGCCCCGCGTTCCGGAGCGCCGTCCTCGACTTCCTGACCGGCTGA
- a CDS encoding acyl-CoA dehydrogenase family protein: MTMPMPDDHPLGPPADERSWVRVATELAAGFAATTDEADRTARLPVENLRALHAGGLDQATLPRELGGQSLSYRTVGAVLRVLAAADPSTACLWLMHIGAAEGLVRHGTPELARYYADELIAGRRFANALSEPSGGNQFLSPQQVAEPVDGGYRLTGAKRFVSGCEIADHFLVNALVDGQPTLFGLEPDHTVTFEPQDTLGLRATRSHLVGLNGTVLRSDRRCPPSPVPKPNHIAAGLAWLSLGIADTALDTLVRYARGRTLPSTGRPLADEQHLQFDVADAVLRLEAAALVAHNSAWLADRDSPHFLPSALRAKPTANRVARDIAQLCLQVGGGSGFVATSPIQRIFRDAQTGWLMAHSVEFCLNHIGTEVVRAPGEQP, from the coding sequence ATGACCATGCCGATGCCCGACGACCACCCGCTCGGCCCACCCGCGGACGAGCGGTCGTGGGTCCGGGTCGCGACCGAACTGGCCGCCGGGTTCGCCGCCACCACCGACGAGGCCGACCGGACCGCGCGGCTGCCGGTGGAGAACCTGCGGGCGCTGCACGCCGGCGGACTCGACCAGGCCACCCTGCCGAGGGAGCTGGGCGGGCAGTCGCTGAGCTACCGCACCGTCGGCGCGGTCCTGCGGGTCCTCGCCGCCGCGGACCCGTCCACCGCCTGCCTGTGGCTCATGCACATCGGGGCCGCCGAGGGCCTCGTCCGCCACGGCACCCCCGAGCTGGCCCGGTACTACGCCGACGAGCTGATCGCCGGACGCCGCTTCGCCAACGCCCTGTCCGAACCGTCGGGCGGCAACCAGTTCCTCTCACCCCAGCAGGTCGCCGAACCCGTCGACGGCGGGTACCGGCTCACCGGCGCGAAGCGGTTCGTGTCCGGCTGCGAGATCGCCGACCACTTCCTCGTCAACGCGCTCGTGGACGGCCAACCCACCCTGTTCGGCCTCGAACCCGACCACACCGTGACGTTCGAGCCGCAGGACACCCTGGGACTGCGCGCCACCCGCAGCCACCTGGTCGGGCTCAACGGCACCGTGCTCCGCTCGGACCGGCGGTGCCCGCCCTCCCCCGTGCCCAAGCCCAACCACATCGCCGCGGGCCTGGCCTGGCTGTCGCTCGGCATCGCCGACACCGCCCTGGACACCCTCGTCCGCTACGCCCGCGGCCGGACCCTGCCCTCCACCGGGCGACCCCTGGCGGACGAGCAGCACCTCCAGTTCGACGTCGCCGACGCCGTGCTCCGCCTCGAAGCGGCCGCGCTGGTCGCCCACAACAGCGCCTGGCTGGCCGACCGGGACTCCCCGCACTTCCTGCCCTCCGCGCTGCGCGCGAAACCCACGGCCAACCGCGTCGCCCGCGACATCGCGCAACTGTGCCTCCAGGTCGGTGGCGGCTCCGGCTTCGTCGCGACCTCGCCGATCCAACGCATCTTCCGCGACGCGCAGACCGGGTGGCTGATGGCGCACTCCGTGGAGTTCTGCCTCAACCACATCGGGACCGAGGTCGTGCGCGCGCCCGGCGAGCAACCCTGA
- a CDS encoding pyridoxal phosphate-dependent decarboxylase family protein — MIGRDDAGELRRLAHAVADLVVDHHLGPATSSPGRRARQEDLAWLDEPAPRGPTPADVVLPQVVDGILPHLVKADHPRSFAGVPGPADPVAALADAVATGLNLTTVNWSLAAGPSQVELVTARWLAAALGMPAGSGGVFTSGGSVANLTAVAVARDRLGPPPHDRVPVVYLGEQAHPGVGRALRVLGFAPGQTRVLPCDDDRLVPDAVRAAVAADRAAGRRPLMLVATAGTTNTGTVDPLAELARVCRDEGLWFHVDGAFGAAAALGSSGSPLLDGLSEADSVAVDPHKWMFQPFGLGCLLLRDPGALAETFHLGSDYLAAMHDPGQSRDLGASGIEYTRPFRAFRLWFSIKVHGLDAVRDAVDRGLALASHLAAEVRRRPGFELLTGPRLAVVCFTHRAAGRDAPAHRRISDLLLDQSPGSLLLPTLVAGRPCFRACTTNPRTTEQDLDTLLDHVERLAVAGLEGRGGPSGSREER, encoded by the coding sequence GTGATCGGCCGGGACGACGCCGGTGAGCTGCGCCGGCTGGCCCACGCGGTGGCCGACCTGGTGGTGGACCACCACCTCGGGCCCGCGACCTCGTCGCCGGGGCGCCGGGCCCGACAGGAAGACCTGGCGTGGCTGGACGAACCGGCCCCGCGCGGCCCCACGCCCGCCGACGTGGTGCTGCCCCAGGTCGTCGACGGGATCCTGCCCCACCTGGTGAAGGCCGACCACCCGCGCAGCTTCGCCGGCGTCCCCGGCCCGGCGGACCCGGTGGCCGCCCTCGCCGACGCGGTGGCCACCGGGCTGAACCTCACCACGGTGAACTGGTCGCTCGCCGCGGGCCCCTCCCAGGTGGAGCTGGTCACCGCCCGGTGGCTGGCCGCGGCGTTGGGCATGCCCGCCGGCAGCGGGGGCGTGTTCACCTCCGGCGGCTCCGTCGCCAACCTGACGGCCGTCGCAGTGGCCCGCGACCGGCTCGGCCCGCCGCCCCACGACCGCGTCCCGGTCGTCTACCTCGGCGAGCAGGCCCACCCCGGCGTCGGCCGCGCCCTGCGCGTGCTGGGCTTCGCGCCCGGGCAGACCAGGGTGCTGCCCTGCGACGACGACCGCCTCGTGCCCGACGCCGTGCGCGCCGCCGTCGCCGCCGACCGCGCCGCCGGGCGCCGGCCGCTGATGCTGGTCGCCACCGCGGGCACCACCAACACCGGCACCGTCGACCCGTTGGCCGAACTGGCGCGGGTGTGCCGGGACGAAGGGCTCTGGTTCCACGTCGACGGCGCGTTCGGCGCGGCCGCGGCCCTGGGCTCGTCCGGGAGTCCGCTGCTGGACGGGCTGTCCGAAGCGGACTCGGTCGCCGTCGACCCGCACAAGTGGATGTTCCAGCCCTTCGGGTTGGGCTGCCTGCTGCTGCGCGATCCCGGCGCGCTGGCGGAGACCTTCCACCTGGGCTCCGACTACCTCGCGGCGATGCACGACCCGGGGCAGTCCCGCGACCTGGGTGCGAGCGGCATCGAGTACACGCGTCCCTTCCGGGCGTTCCGGTTGTGGTTCAGCATCAAGGTGCACGGCCTGGACGCGGTGCGCGACGCCGTCGACCGCGGCCTGGCCCTCGCCTCCCACCTGGCCGCCGAGGTGCGCCGGCGGCCGGGCTTCGAGCTGCTCACCGGCCCTCGCCTGGCCGTGGTGTGCTTCACCCACCGCGCCGCCGGGCGCGACGCCCCGGCCCACCGCCGGATCAGCGACCTGCTCCTCGACCAGAGCCCCGGTTCCCTGCTGCTGCCCACCCTGGTCGCCGGCCGTCCCTGCTTCCGCGCCTGCACCACCAACCCCCGCACCACCGAGCAGGACCTCGACACCCTGCTCGACCACGTCGAACGACTCGCCGTCGCCGGACTGGAAGGCCGCGGCGGGCCATCGGGTTCCCGGGAGGAACGATGA
- a CDS encoding ATP-grasp domain-containing protein gives MDDHGRVDGPVRVTPHGVAAGPGSAALAAAVDEVVWYDRSAFITAACGPAIPGLTYRPRPRHATGPAVGHDGRPGAGRRVSVTFAPEDDGAARPWEHDPAARLLAPPRPVAEWAADKINAVSVFRAAGARTPPSVVLPAGATTVPGEVSGWLRDGPVVLQRRANNLIGRGTRLVRAEEELAEAAASWSGEPLKVSRHVPGLPITVSGCVGRDVTVVSGVSHQLVGIAELGAGWGTHCGNQLLGDADVPAGSAARARSACHAVGERLRARGFLGAFGIDAVLDRDGRVWAIEINPRFQTVVSLVHAVEVGRGLLPLLGVHVLAGLAPLTPVLAAGDRDPSAPPFSQLVAHFADTGRARGVPETGCYRMVAPGDVRRVADRALSRLGPDEALVWAHAAEGDPVGPGDEAVLVQFGHRVAAVEHPPRLTSDARAWLDALRPTARPLAGRDR, from the coding sequence ATGGATGACCACGGACGAGTGGACGGTCCGGTCCGCGTGACGCCGCACGGCGTGGCGGCCGGACCGGGCTCGGCCGCGTTGGCGGCGGCGGTCGACGAAGTCGTGTGGTACGACCGGTCGGCGTTCATCACGGCCGCGTGCGGACCGGCCATCCCGGGCCTGACCTACCGCCCCCGGCCCCGGCACGCCACCGGTCCCGCCGTCGGGCACGACGGTCGACCCGGTGCGGGACGGCGGGTGTCGGTCACGTTCGCCCCGGAGGACGACGGCGCCGCACGTCCGTGGGAGCACGACCCGGCCGCGCGGTTGCTCGCGCCACCCCGGCCGGTGGCCGAGTGGGCCGCGGACAAGATCAACGCCGTGTCGGTCTTCCGCGCCGCCGGGGCGCGCACCCCGCCGTCGGTGGTGCTCCCGGCCGGCGCGACGACCGTTCCCGGCGAGGTGTCGGGCTGGCTGCGCGACGGCCCGGTGGTCCTGCAACGGCGCGCCAACAACCTCATCGGCCGCGGCACCAGGCTGGTGCGCGCGGAGGAGGAGTTGGCCGAGGCGGCGGCCTCCTGGTCGGGTGAGCCGCTGAAGGTCTCCCGCCACGTGCCGGGGTTGCCGATCACGGTGTCGGGCTGCGTGGGCCGCGACGTGACCGTGGTGTCGGGGGTCTCGCACCAGCTGGTCGGGATCGCCGAGCTGGGGGCCGGCTGGGGCACCCACTGCGGCAACCAGCTGCTCGGCGACGCCGACGTGCCGGCGGGGTCGGCGGCGCGGGCCCGGTCGGCGTGCCACGCGGTGGGCGAGCGTTTGCGGGCACGGGGGTTCCTGGGCGCGTTCGGCATCGACGCGGTCCTCGACCGGGACGGTCGCGTGTGGGCCATCGAGATCAACCCGCGGTTCCAGACCGTCGTGTCGCTGGTGCACGCGGTCGAGGTCGGGCGGGGGCTGTTGCCGTTGCTGGGCGTGCACGTCCTGGCCGGCCTCGCCCCGCTCACCCCGGTGCTGGCCGCGGGCGACCGCGATCCGTCCGCTCCCCCGTTCAGCCAGCTCGTGGCGCACTTCGCCGACACCGGCCGGGCCCGGGGAGTGCCGGAGACCGGGTGCTACCGGATGGTCGCCCCGGGCGACGTCCGCCGCGTGGCCGACCGCGCGCTGTCGCGGTTGGGCCCCGACGAGGCGCTGGTGTGGGCGCACGCCGCCGAGGGCGACCCGGTCGGACCGGGCGACGAGGCGGTGCTCGTGCAGTTCGGGCACCGGGTGGCCGCCGTCGAGCACCCGCCCCGCCTCACCTCCGACGCGCGGGCGTGGCTCGACGCGCTGCGCCCCACCGCGCGGCCGCTCGCGGGACGTGACCGGTGA
- a CDS encoding amidohydrolase family protein gives MTTGGDLSRRAVLAGSGRIAAALGATGALAAVAPPGARADDDPGGSAEGGAVLREGTNISVAPSPDGRWLAMDLVTAIWVLPARGGTARRLTTDLQDATLPSWSPDGRSIAFQSYRDGNFHLHVVDVGGGEPRQLTRGRFDHREPAFSPDGKRIAFTSDRGGSYGVWLLDVASGDVTALAGPPGEAAAPRWSADGERIVFTVDENAVDVVTVSTAERVRVATAPAGGRVHGAAFGPDDRTPSYTLVRGARADLVLGDRQVTTGEDVFGFAATWTGDSALYTADGRIRRRELAGAVREIPFQAVVPVARRSPRRPAREAEGGPVRGIASPVVSRDGRQVAFRALNAVHVVPITGGRPRRLTDGAFFDSDPDFAPDGRSIVYSSDRRGVPALRLRDLVTGDDTALGGAVAGAQTLPRFSPDGKRVAYVDQDGAVWVLDIAAGSHRQVTPTLFQPGRPTWSADGTVLALAAVKPFSRRFREGTSQILTVRLSDGELRYTEPMPFRSIATRGDDGPVWSPDGRHLAFVVESVAWVVAVDAEGRFLGDPRQVTREVTDSPAWCGPDALVHLRDGVLRRVRLDGGPSRTIRLDFSWRRPAPPHREIIHAGAVWDGESGGLRHDVDIVVEHGRVQEVRPHRAAAGERVVDAHDLVAMPGLVDAHNHWHLRGRQWGARQGRLWLAYGITTVRSPGDPVYQMLETKEALEAGALVGPRFFGTGEAIDGSRVYYSFMRPTLSREQLDLELKRAFELDYDLVKTYVRLPVELQREAVRAARRVGVPLSSHYLYPAAAIGMDGMEHVGATNRLGYSHTVSRTGRAYQDVVELFARSGMSVTPTLFHSRALYAEDKSLVTDERTRVLFPPWEYDRYAADAEVAGKPESPWSRDILAGWVDMVLRVHREGGLVICGTDAPLDTVATSTHQNLRAMVAFGFTPVEALTTATRNPAAWLGLSGRVGALRPGAHADIALVAGNPLVDIRAAAAVRQVVVGGTTHRVDDLLAPFRTPPPVPPGRPRSHDHDVAHDPGHWWHEPEWATRACCGEV, from the coding sequence ATGACCACCGGGGGAGATCTGTCACGTCGCGCGGTGTTGGCCGGCTCCGGTCGGATCGCGGCCGCGTTGGGCGCCACGGGCGCGTTGGCCGCGGTGGCGCCGCCGGGCGCGCGGGCGGACGACGATCCGGGCGGTAGCGCCGAGGGCGGGGCCGTGCTGCGGGAGGGCACGAACATCTCGGTCGCCCCGTCGCCCGACGGCCGGTGGCTCGCGATGGACCTGGTGACGGCGATCTGGGTGCTGCCGGCGCGCGGCGGCACGGCGCGCAGGCTGACCACCGACCTCCAGGACGCCACGCTGCCGTCGTGGTCGCCGGACGGCCGGTCGATCGCCTTCCAGTCCTATCGGGACGGCAACTTCCACCTGCACGTCGTCGACGTCGGCGGCGGGGAGCCGCGGCAGCTCACGCGTGGCCGGTTCGACCACCGTGAGCCGGCGTTCTCCCCGGACGGCAAGCGCATCGCCTTCACCAGCGACCGCGGCGGCTCCTACGGGGTCTGGCTCCTCGACGTCGCCTCGGGTGACGTCACCGCGCTCGCCGGACCGCCGGGCGAGGCCGCCGCGCCGCGCTGGTCCGCGGACGGCGAGCGGATCGTCTTCACCGTGGACGAGAACGCCGTGGACGTCGTGACGGTCTCCACCGCCGAACGCGTCCGCGTCGCCACGGCGCCGGCGGGCGGTCGCGTCCACGGCGCGGCCTTCGGACCGGACGACCGCACGCCGAGCTACACCCTCGTGCGGGGCGCCCGCGCCGACCTCGTCCTCGGCGACCGGCAGGTCACCACCGGCGAGGACGTCTTCGGCTTCGCCGCGACCTGGACCGGCGACTCCGCCCTCTACACCGCCGACGGCCGGATCCGCCGCCGCGAGCTCGCCGGCGCGGTCCGCGAGATCCCGTTCCAGGCCGTCGTGCCGGTCGCCCGCCGCTCACCCCGCCGTCCCGCGCGCGAGGCCGAAGGCGGTCCGGTGCGGGGCATCGCGAGCCCCGTCGTGTCGCGGGACGGGCGGCAGGTGGCGTTCCGCGCGCTCAACGCCGTCCACGTCGTCCCGATCACGGGAGGCAGGCCCCGCAGGCTCACCGACGGCGCGTTCTTCGACTCCGACCCGGACTTCGCGCCGGACGGCCGGTCCATCGTGTACTCCAGCGACCGGCGAGGCGTTCCCGCGCTGCGCCTGCGCGACCTGGTCACCGGGGACGACACCGCGCTGGGCGGCGCGGTCGCGGGCGCGCAGACGCTGCCGCGGTTCTCCCCGGACGGCAAGCGGGTCGCCTACGTGGACCAGGACGGCGCGGTGTGGGTCCTCGACATCGCGGCCGGAAGCCACCGGCAGGTCACGCCCACGCTCTTCCAACCCGGTAGGCCCACGTGGTCGGCGGACGGGACGGTGCTCGCGCTCGCCGCCGTCAAGCCGTTCTCCCGGCGCTTCCGCGAGGGCACCAGCCAGATCCTCACCGTGCGCCTGTCCGACGGCGAACTGCGCTACACCGAGCCGATGCCGTTCCGCTCGATCGCGACCCGCGGCGACGACGGCCCGGTGTGGTCGCCCGACGGCAGGCACCTGGCGTTCGTCGTGGAGAGCGTCGCCTGGGTCGTCGCGGTCGACGCCGAGGGCCGGTTCCTCGGCGACCCGCGCCAGGTGACCCGGGAGGTGACCGACTCCCCGGCGTGGTGCGGGCCGGACGCCCTGGTCCACCTCCGCGACGGGGTGCTGCGCCGGGTCCGCCTCGACGGCGGGCCGTCCCGCACGATCCGCCTGGACTTCTCCTGGCGCAGGCCGGCGCCGCCGCACCGCGAGATCATCCACGCCGGCGCGGTGTGGGACGGGGAGAGCGGCGGCCTCCGCCACGACGTCGACATCGTCGTGGAGCACGGCCGGGTCCAGGAGGTCCGGCCGCACCGCGCGGCGGCGGGGGAGCGGGTGGTGGACGCGCACGACCTCGTGGCCATGCCCGGACTGGTCGACGCCCACAACCACTGGCACCTGCGGGGCCGCCAGTGGGGCGCGCGGCAGGGCAGGCTGTGGCTCGCGTACGGCATCACGACGGTCCGCTCGCCCGGCGACCCGGTCTACCAGATGCTGGAGACCAAGGAGGCGCTGGAGGCCGGCGCGCTGGTGGGGCCGAGGTTCTTCGGCACCGGCGAGGCGATCGACGGCTCGCGCGTCTACTACAGCTTCATGCGACCCACGCTGTCGCGCGAGCAGCTGGACCTGGAGCTCAAGCGGGCCTTCGAACTCGACTACGACCTGGTGAAGACCTACGTGCGGCTGCCGGTGGAGCTCCAGCGGGAAGCGGTGCGGGCCGCGCGCCGCGTCGGCGTCCCGCTGTCGTCGCACTACCTGTACCCGGCCGCGGCGATCGGCATGGACGGCATGGAGCACGTCGGAGCCACCAACAGGCTCGGCTACTCGCACACGGTGAGCCGCACCGGCCGGGCCTACCAGGACGTGGTGGAGCTGTTCGCCCGCTCCGGGATGTCGGTCACGCCGACCCTGTTCCACTCCCGCGCCCTCTACGCCGAGGACAAGTCCCTGGTGACCGACGAACGCACCCGCGTGCTGTTCCCGCCGTGGGAGTACGACCGGTACGCCGCCGACGCCGAGGTGGCGGGCAAGCCGGAGTCGCCGTGGTCGCGCGACATCCTCGCGGGCTGGGTGGACATGGTGCTGCGCGTGCACCGCGAAGGCGGGCTCGTGATCTGCGGCACGGACGCGCCGCTGGACACCGTGGCCACGTCGACGCACCAGAACCTGCGCGCCATGGTGGCCTTCGGCTTCACGCCGGTGGAGGCCCTGACCACGGCGACCCGCAACCCGGCGGCGTGGCTGGGCCTGTCGGGTCGGGTGGGCGCGCTGCGGCCGGGAGCGCACGCGGACATCGCGCTCGTCGCGGGCAACCCGCTGGTCGACATCCGCGCCGCGGCGGCGGTGCGGCAGGTCGTCGTCGGCGGGACCACCCACCGCGTCGACGACCTCCTCGCCCCGTTCCGCACACCGCCGCCCGTCCCTCCGGGCCGACCGCGGTCGCACGACCACGACGTGGCGCACGACCCCGGGCACTGGTGGCACGAACCGGAGTGGGCCACTCGGGCGTGCTGCGGGGAGGTCTGA
- a CDS encoding acyltransferase domain-containing protein, which yields MDPDETAARLGVAVEDVDRVRRLAGDLPSAPLPAKADAPAILDRLGVRPDDAAEITAGWPDPDSPLWTPELRWLLDRSVALVRADLGGHGWLPPGPALPRDRGPAWRHLYAYAYLALVDVVRAYHRDHGVADAVSWTTLADLGRNLAIDRRMHGEGWPVMQSWLTLHARGAVYELGRLQHHRGDGAIDLHIPESGPLTPEAVTASLDEARAFFPRHFPEERFTAFACGSWLLDPQLREYLPEDSNIIRFQRRFELEPYEEPEGLDADVEVLRFTFRTLTTPLDRLPRRTALHRAVLDHLTAGRHWQWRRGRFPI from the coding sequence GTGGATCCGGACGAGACCGCCGCCAGGCTCGGGGTAGCCGTCGAGGACGTCGACCGCGTGCGCCGGCTCGCCGGCGACCTGCCGTCGGCTCCGCTGCCCGCCAAGGCCGACGCGCCCGCGATCCTCGACCGGCTCGGGGTGCGGCCGGACGACGCCGCCGAGATCACGGCCGGCTGGCCCGACCCCGACTCTCCACTGTGGACCCCGGAGCTGCGCTGGCTGCTCGACCGGTCGGTCGCCCTGGTCCGCGCCGACCTCGGGGGCCACGGCTGGTTGCCGCCCGGCCCGGCGCTGCCGCGCGACCGCGGGCCCGCCTGGCGGCACCTCTACGCGTACGCGTACCTGGCCCTGGTCGACGTCGTCAGGGCCTACCACCGCGACCACGGCGTGGCGGACGCCGTGTCGTGGACGACCCTCGCGGACCTGGGTCGGAACCTCGCGATCGACCGGCGGATGCACGGCGAGGGCTGGCCGGTCATGCAGAGCTGGCTGACGCTGCACGCGCGGGGCGCCGTCTACGAGCTGGGCCGGTTGCAGCACCACCGCGGCGACGGCGCCATCGACCTGCACATCCCCGAGTCCGGGCCGTTGACCCCGGAAGCGGTCACCGCGTCGCTCGACGAGGCACGCGCCTTCTTCCCCCGGCACTTCCCCGAGGAGCGCTTCACGGCGTTCGCCTGCGGCTCCTGGCTGCTCGACCCGCAGCTGCGGGAGTACCTGCCCGAGGACTCGAACATCATCCGGTTCCAGCGGAGGTTCGAGCTGGAGCCGTACGAGGAGCCGGAAGGGCTGGACGCCGACGTCGAGGTGCTGCGGTTCACGTTCCGCACCCTCACCACGCCGCTCGACCGACTGCCGCGCCGCACCGCGCTGCACCGCGCGGTCCTCGACCACCTGACCGCCGGCCGCCACTGGCAGTGGCGCCGCGGCCGCTTCCCGATCTAG
- a CDS encoding STAS domain-containing protein: MNAADSPTPELTTDSHGDATIVRVVGDIDMANSDDLLERCVELLDRGVDTLVIDLSGVPFFASSGIAALGHIRAHGASLGRRPVHVVASRAVRRSLTATAMDKLLPLHETLENALAAAQADAS, translated from the coding sequence GTGAATGCTGCTGACTCACCTACCCCGGAGTTGACCACCGACTCGCACGGCGACGCGACGATCGTTCGCGTGGTCGGGGACATCGACATGGCCAACAGTGACGATCTGCTCGAACGCTGCGTGGAACTGCTCGACCGCGGGGTGGACACCTTGGTGATCGACCTGTCCGGGGTGCCGTTCTTCGCCTCCTCCGGAATCGCCGCCCTCGGCCACATCCGCGCGCACGGCGCCTCGCTCGGACGCCGACCGGTCCACGTGGTGGCCAGCCGGGCCGTGCGCCGGTCGCTGACCGCCACCGCGATGGACAAGCTGTTGCCGTTGCACGAGACGCTGGAGAACGCGCTGGCCGCCGCCCAGGCCGACGCTTCGTAG
- a CDS encoding GlsB/YeaQ/YmgE family stress response membrane protein, producing the protein MGILGWIVLGLIAGAIAKAIMPGKDPGGIVITMLLGIVGAILGGFIGRAIFGSDIGSFFDLSTWLLAILGSLVVLGIYHVVTSRGHRAHS; encoded by the coding sequence GTGGGCATCCTGGGTTGGATCGTTCTGGGTCTCATCGCCGGCGCCATCGCCAAGGCAATCATGCCCGGCAAGGACCCCGGCGGCATCGTCATCACCATGCTGCTCGGCATCGTCGGCGCCATCCTCGGCGGCTTCATCGGCCGCGCGATCTTCGGCTCCGACATCGGCAGCTTCTTCGACCTGAGCACCTGGCTGCTCGCCATCCTCGGCTCGCTGGTCGTGCTCGGCATCTACCACGTCGTCACCAGCCGAGGCCACCGCGCCCACAGCTGA